The sequence below is a genomic window from Strix uralensis isolate ZFMK-TIS-50842 chromosome 11, bStrUra1, whole genome shotgun sequence.
TATTCcctctgatttttctcttctttctcccctaAAGCACAATTCAAATCTGGGAGAATAGAATTAATTAAACTTTTGAACCTGCAGTGCTTATGCAATATTGAAATGAAGTGAAATAGGTTCTTGTGTTATGGAAGAGATTTGTTTATGTGGGTGAAATTTTACAGGTGGCTTTGTGCTTAATCTGAAATTGAACGTTCTTGACTCCCTCAAAATGCCTAGTGCTAATGAGCGTTGAGGTTTTCAGGCCTGTCTAATGCTCATGGTTGCATGTTATTTTCTCTAATATCTGTCTCCTCAACAGCATCTGGTCCATCTTACTGGATCGCTCCCAAACTCGGCTTCAGATAGTCTTGATCCCTCCTGCATTATTCATCCCCACAGAAGATGATGCAATGGAAAGACAGAAACTTATCGATGCTGTACCAGATTCTGTTACACCTTTCATTATTTATGAAGAAACAACAGACATCTGGATAAATGTAAGAATTTGAATTTCGACCTTCTCTGACAGTTTGTTGTTGAAGACCCTGTTTGTAGCACTTGAGTGACATTGGTGTTACTTTCCTGCCTGGGAGAATGTTCCCATTGTGCAAGTTCTGCGTGTATTCTATGCTTCTTGCTGTAAAAAACAGTATGTAGAGAACAGAGAGATTTGGGATGTGAAAGCAAAGCTGCTTTGCTTGAGGCTGCTTGTGGTCAGACAGAGCTAGGAGCAGAGCCCAGGCCTCTGGCACCCCAGGGCAGCCCCTTGCCCACAGTGTTACCCGCTGACATGCTCTGACTTCTTGGTGCCAGTTGTTCACCACTAGCAGTGCCAGCAGATGAAGTATTTGTCAGACAACAAGGGTGTATCTAGATGATGGGTGAACAAGTCCCAGGAGTCTGTTAGCAGTCACTAAAACCCCTCCTTAACTACATATGGTCTGGTGAAATAGATTTGTGTGTAACGTTCTCAGAAGTGTGCCCTAGGGCCTGTGCTGTGAGACCGGACACCGGTGTGCTAGGCTAATGCTGTAAAAATGATTGCTGTTCACACTTCTGCAGATAAAGATTGATGTCTCTACAATGACATCCCCTTGGAGGTGTGCCAGGGTGCAGGAAGGCCTGGGCACATCAATCACTGACAGGTAGTTGGGTCTCGCAGCAGACATCATTTGCACAAAGCCTTCCAGTGAATGGTCCCTATACAGCAAGTGCTCTCTCTGATACCACGTTTTCTCCTTATTAGTAGTGTGCATGGTTTCAGGATGGTGTGAGCtgtcttttcttcattatttttactgGCTGGAGTGGTTTTTGACTGACAGCTCACACCATGCCGATAAATGCCCCTGCGTCCCTCAAAAGATTGTCCCTTGAAGCAAGAGTTGGCATCTTCATGAGTGGGAAGATCATGTCAGCTCATCTTTCTTGAAATAACCCTTCACTTGTGGGCTTCTAGACAGCACTGGACAGAGGAGGCCACTGAACTCTGGCTTGCTGGGTGGCTCTTGTACGCTGTCTGCAGAGCTGGACCAGCCTCTGTATCTAAGCTAGAAAGGCAGGTACAGAGAAACTTAATCAGTTTGTTGGCCAGAATTTATGACTAGCAAAAAGCCTGGAGCTGTGTAGCGCATGTGGAGCTGTCTGTAGACACCCCATGGCTCATGAGCATAACTGGCTCTCCCAGTAAGGGACAGTGCTGCACCCTGCTAGTGTGAACTGTTGTCTGTGTCGAGCAGTGAGAGGAACTTATGTGCAGCTTCAATGCCAAACTCCTGCTAATAACAATAATCCACTGCTTTGTCTCCACAGATCCATGATATCTTCTATGTTTTCCCTCAAACCCATGAAGATGAGATAGAGTTCATTTTTGCCTCTGAGTGTAAAACAGGATTCCGGCACCTATACAAAGTCATCTCAGTTTTGAAGGAGAGCAAGTATAAACGGTCGTGTGGAGGCCTCCCTGCTCCAAGTAAGTGAaattattcttttgcttttattgggCATTTGCTGCCAACTAGTGAGGAAACAAATGTCCTTCCAGGTGGCAGGAATTATTGTCTTATTGGAAACTCCtgctgttgtccaggagagcACTTCACTGCACAGTCATTCCTCTTGAAATTTTACAGGGGTGATTCTGTATTCAGCATGCCTTAGTTTTAACCCTGATTCTTCCTCATGGGCTAGAGGGAAAAGTTTCAAAAAATGAAGTGGAAGACAAGCTCCCGATGATACTGTGAAATGCACTTAGTTGTTTTTTCCTTGTCAATGTTGGAACTGTTTCTGCGCTGACTTTGCCAGAGGTTAATCATTATAGCAATAACACGGCTAGCTCTGATGTGCAGGGTCCAGTGTATCTAATAGGTGCACAGTGGTTCAGGATTTGATTTTGCAAGTAAAATCAACATAGTCCCTGTCAGCTTTTAAAAGCAGATTGGTAGCAGAGAGGCTGACAAAGAGCAAAACCTGTGATATGAGAACTATTCAGAGAATTCCTCTCTGCTCTTAAAAACAATCATGGTACTGCTGTATAGATGGAGATGTTAGTAGGAGAAAATTACTGGCAGCTGTTGCAAATGGAAATGCAGGAAGAGTCATTTCAAGCAAAAATATTCAAGGACCGCGTGCTTCCGAGCTGCAGTCGAAGTTTGGTCTTGCTCAGATGCATGATATAGCTGTGTGCAGAGTTCccagaatgtttttttcctctgcatgtATTCTTTAATTTACAGTTTCATGCTGGGATAGTTAATTTACTTGGTGTGTATTGAAGGCACTTACCGAGCTCTGCATGCACAAAAAATACACCTAATTTTACTAGAGGTCGTAGTTTCATGCAACTGtcgggttttttttctccagatagCATTATATCCTGGGTTGATTAGATTTCTCTGAATGCATCTGACTTCTTTTCTCGCTAAATCTCCCTCATTCTAAGGGAAATGAAACCATCTTATAAAAACAGAGTTGTTCCCCACCCTGTTGCAAAATTCCCCATGTTTTGACATCTGAGATTCCCTTTGCACACccatttttcagtataaaacctCTATTTCTGTGCAAGTGACaaatgctaacaaaaaaaaaaagcaggcaagGTGTCCAGGCCTCAGGTTGAATCCTGTGAATCCTTTAACATATATTTCACAGAATGTTAAATAGTACTAGCCCTAACATTTGTCTGGGAAGCTGGCAGAGGCGTGGGTCTTCTGCAAAGGCAGGTTGCTCTTGGGTTTAGTTTATTAAAAAAGCTTGGGAGGAAGAGGTATTATTGTGACCATGTGTTTTGTAAAATCTCTTTTATGTTGGTTATTTGCAGGTGACTTCAAGTGCCCCATCAAAGAGGAGATAGCGATTACCAGTGGAGAATGGGAAGTGCTTGGCAGACATGGATCCAATGTAAGTCTCTGCTCTTGCTGCGTGGATATCCTGCAAAGATACCGTGTGGGATTTTTGGTCTACAGTGTGCTTTCATTCTTCAGTACCTCTGATTACGCTGTTCTGGACCAGAGGTTGTGATTTTGGCAGTGGGAAAGCAACACAGGTGACATtagtctgctttcttttcctgcacATTCCTGTGTGGATCCTTGTCAACCAGGAGTCTTCCCCACTAAGTGCAAGGCttaaagaggaggagaagggagcaaAAATACTGTGAGACAGCAGTGAGGAAACTCCACGTGTTCCATGAGCAGCAGGTTGTCATGATGGTGTCcagctgctgctgtcctggaaTCAAGAGATAGGAAGGATCGGCATAAATTAGCCCTGTCTCTTTTTAGCCAGGGAGACTGGGAAGAGTGAAGGACCTGCATGAGAGAGCTGAGCAACAAGGTGTGAAGTGCAAATTATAACTGACAGAGTTGTGGACAGTAAGAACAGTCATTTGGCTTATTCCTTGTAGACTGTTGGGCTATAACTCAACTTTATGGAAGTGAGACAGGGGCAAACTTGGAGGTGGTAGAACTGGGTATTGTTTTAGCAAGAAACAGTATTGAGGgatgtgttgttttggttttgacagaTCTATGTCGATGAAGCCAAAAAACTGGTGTACTTTCAAGGCACAAAAGACTCGCCTTTAGAGCATCACTTGTACGTTGTTAACTACGAGAATCCTGGAGAAGTAAAGCGGCTGACGGAACATGGTTACTCTCACGCCTGCTGTGTCAGCCAGGTACCTGTCTGCCTGTGAGGCCCTGTGtaggcagggctggctgggtgTGCTGTGGCTTATCACCAGTCTTGTCCTTCATCAGTCAGCAGACAAGGCTGTATTTGAATATAACAAGCAGATTTTTACATTGTGTTGTGTGCTCCTGCATGTTGTACAGTGAGTGCATAAACCCACCCTGGAAACCAGATTTGATCTCCCAGTTCAGTTGCTCTTCAGCTTGCTTCAGGCTAAAAGAGCCAGAATGAATTTTTTGGAACTGTTTGAGCCTGGCTCTTTTCACCTGAAGTGGGCTATGGAACAATCGCCAGAGGAGATGAACTGGTGGCAGTGTTGGGCAGGGTTCTGGGCATCTGGGGCAGTAACCTGTTCAGCTGGGAATGCTTTACCCAGAAGAGAATGTGTGACAAGGTCTGCATACCATATTTGGTTTTGCAGGTGTATTTTTGGCTTTGGAGTGTTAATATCTGAGTCTTGCTAAGGACTGTAACTTCTCAGAGTCTATCTGCTGTTATCAAAAGTGCTCAGACTTCCTGGTTTAATTTGGTCCATAAGCATCTTCTGAAAGGTCtaaatgcagaaagaaatggTCACTTGTGCTTGTGCCTCTGCACTGAGGAGTTCAAGGTAATGTTCCGTTTTTCTGTAGGATTGTGACATGTTCATCAGCAAGTACAGTAATCAGAAGAACCCACACTGTGTGTCACTTTACCGGCTGACAGGACCTGAAGATGATGCAGCTCACAGGACAAAAGAATTCTGGGCTACCATTTTAGATTCAGCAGGTAAAGGACAACCAGGATCACAGAGATACCCCAGAATATGCTTGAGATTTGCTGTTGTGGGTGACTAGACTTGTCTCTGAAACTCATGCTTGTGTGAGTTCTTGGAAGTACAGGAGTGACATTTTCAGCTCAGCGACAAATGGGTATAAACTGCCTATGAAGGAATTTAGAGTGGAAATTACCAAGTTTCTACCGCCAGAGCCAGTAGAAGATGCAGACAGCCAGTTTCAGTGTTAGGGGAGGGGTTTAAGTGCGCTCATTTACTCTCTGCTATGTGCCTGCTAACGAGCATATATAATGCTTCTGGCAGGGGGCACCCACTTCTTAAATAGTTGTGTGCTTCTGCCTACTCATGTCTTTGAGACAGCTCTTGGGCTTTTagttttctgttgtgtttctgttCCCTAAGGTATGCTCCATATCCTGTGCTTTCCTTGTATTAGTGTCCTGAGTCCTAAGTGAGCTTCGGAAGGGACTGGATACCTGTAATGGCTGTGTCAGGGGAGAAGAGTTACTGTTGCTCACAGGAGAGCAGAGATGGGAACGTGATAGGAGAAAGCTCGCCTAGGGCTAGTGCATTCCCCATCTCTGCCTGGTCCCAGCCACATCCACTGGAAGGCGTGGGAGATCTCCACTGGGATTGCAGTGAGACTGGTGATGGGGCAGGATCAAAGCAGAGCTGCGTTATTCATCCATTCCCTTTTAAACCAGGCTCTCTGTTCCCTTCCGTGGCAGGCCCTCTTCCTGATTACATTCCCCCAGAAGTGTTCTCCTTCGAGAGCTCCTCAGGGTTTACACTTTATGGGATGATGTACAAACCTCACAATGTGCAACCTGGAAAGAAGTACCCCACTGTGCTCTTCATCTATGGAGGGCCTCAGGTGAGTGTGGTGTGTAGGTGAGCAGAGGGGTGGGCTGCTCTCCTGGATGAACAGTTCCTGCTTGGTGCCGAGGAGAGCATGCAGCGTTTTGCCTGTTTGACGGGTAGCTGCTTGGCTGAAGGTGCTGTAAGCGGTCATGATTTCCAGGTCATAGGTCAAGGCACTGCCACTTGTCTGAGAGCAGGTGTGGAGTAACAGAGCTGGAACTGGGAGAAAGGGGAGTGCAGATAGAACAGGGGACAGTGACTATCTCCTCCTCCGCAGGGGCTCCTGCTCTTTGTTTACATTTCCCCCATGTGTCTGTGAGGGGAGCTCTCTGTTAGCACTGACCGTGTGTGCTGAGGAGAGCTTGCTCCCCAGTTGTCCTTCTCCCAGCCCCTTAGCCCTTCTTTGGTTCCCCCAACTCTACTGTGCCCTGCTATGGGCCAAGGCAGCTGAAGTGAGACTTGAAGAGAAAGATTTTCTCCTGAGAAAGAACAGAGTGGAGAGCGGAGCTGCAGGCTCAGGTTTGCATTGTGCAGTCAGCAGCCGCCCCGCTTGCGCTGTGCCCATTGGTGCTGCAGTGGAGCTCAGTTCAGAATGGCTTGTTCCTGGGGGAAGAGAGTTTATTTGACAGCAGACcaccagcagggagagggaatcctgcagggagggagggatctTGAAAACTTTATATTATTAAAGTGTATAAACCATTTAAAGGAAggtaaatacaaataaaatctgaaattggATTAAGTGGTGACATCTGGATTCCATTGCGTATGTGGTTGCGTCACTGCTGCTCTTCTATTCCAGGTACAGCTAGTGAACAATCGGTTTAAAGGAATCAAGTATTTCCGTTTGAACACTTTGGCCTCTTTAGGCTACGTCGTTGTTGTCATTGACAACAGGGGGTCCTGCCACCGAGGGCTGAAGTTTGAAGGAGCCTTTAAATACAAAATGGTAAGTGGAGCTCTGAGTCTGGCTCTTCGTTTTCAGCCAGAGACAGATTTGAGTCCCAGTATTATCTAAGCTGAAGCACTGATCTGGCACAGATGCCCAGCATTGCCTGTGTGATGCTGCCTAGGTTTGGGGAGGGGAACTGCGCATAGCAGGGAGGAAAGATGCTCCGTGTGGGAAGGACATATAATGTCAGGGTTTGAGGTTGTGAACCAACTCCAGCTTGGCAGGCATAATGCAAGGTGGTTCCTAAGGGGGTTTCTGACTCCCACCAGAAATGCTGTGCTGCTCACATGAAGCAGAATGGTTTCATTCACAGCAGGCATTGCTATTTAGGGCAGTTCCTGGGTCAGGCTGGAGAGGGTGCGTGTGTTTGGCCATGTGTACAGGCAGAGAGGGCCTGTGCCAGGTTCTGCTGGCTTTGCAGCGTAGCTCTGTGCGGTGGGAATGGCGTTTTCATGCACAGAGCTAGAATGCAGCCTTACTTTTGTAACAGCAAAAACACTGAAGAATCTTAGTCCCCAGGCAAGGAGACAAATGAAGAAAAGGATAGTTAAAAGGTGGGTTAGGATGTATTTATTGTCTTATGGGGGAAAGGTGTCATCTTTGTGTAACGTGCCTAGCACAGTGGAGTGCTGGTTGGGTGCTGcacaaacagaagcagcaagggTCTGAAGGTGGTTACCTTTGGAAATCCTGAGAATGTAATCATTGTCTGGAACTGACAAAATTtacctttttctctcctctcccagggACAAATAGAAATTGATGACCAGGTGGAAGGGCTGCAGTATTTAGCATCCCAGTATGACTTCATCGATCTGGATCGTGTTGGCATTCACGGCTGGTCCTATGGAGGCTACCTCTCTCTTATGGCTTTAATGCAGAGGTCAGATATTTTCAGGGTATGTTCATATGTTGAGTACTTATTCTAGTGGTACAGACAGAATTTCTCCCTTAATTGTGTAACCTCCCATGGGTGTTCACAGCACCAAAGACTTTTTTGTTTGCTCTAGACAAGGGAGGACACAGTCCTCTGGCTGTTTCCTTCAAGACTCTTCTATTTGGGTGACTTTGGAGACAAGTTGCTTTTCTAACAAACTTTTCTTCCGTGGTATTTCTAATTAGGCTTCCAGGCTTTGGTTATATTTTTGGTACTTTGCAGACAACAGATCTGAAAATCTATTCACTCTTTAAGGCTAGTGCCTGCTAACAAGCCACATTACCTTTTAAAGCCAGCAATCAATGGGTATTCCAATAGCAGTTTTATTGTGTGATCTTGGGTTGTATCCTTGGTTCTCTCCACTTGTGTTTCTGTGTGAAGTGTGGGGATGAGATGCTCTAAGCCTGATGTCATAGGCTCCGAGAAGTGTCTGGGACTGGTGTTTGCATTGAGTCCGTACTGGTACAGGTGTGGGACTCAGCTTTTCAGAGGCAGTGATACCAGTACAGCCCCAATAATTAATACTAACAGAGATGCCTCAAATCAGAAAATTGCATTTGTGCAATTAAGTGCCGCACTTTCTTGCCTCTCCACACAgatttgcagcttttctttccaggAGTGTGTGGTGTTCTTATTTGAGTATAACCACCCCAAAGAGCGTGGTGTGACTGCACCATCACTGTGCTTGCTTCCCCTAGCTCCAAGTTATGGTTTGATTATGAGCCAAATATTATCTTAACCTGATGTGAAGGTGTGGTGTTGTCCATGAGGCTTCCTGCATTAAAGTGAGCAGGGTGCTTTTGGGCAGAACATGCTTGCCATCCAAGAAGCCTGGCATGTAAGAGGAGTGTGGGACTGTTTAGGTAGGCCAGGTTTACTGGAATATCTGAGAGTCTGTTCGTGTGAGCTGGGGTGAGGAGGAACAACTGTTCACCCCATTCAGCTGAGCACAGAAGGATATTCCCTCTCTGGAAGTGTgtgagagagctttaaactgtTGGACTGTGGAACTTGCAATCACTTAACTGTGCTGGTATAGCTATACCAATCTCAGGTCACCTGTGCTGAGGTACCTTATATAGTCTCAGCTGTTGCCAGCTTTGTGTCAGCTGAGCTCTTTGTGGTGTCAACCAAGGAAGGGAAATGATCCTGCTGAAAAACGAcacctccttctcttccccctcccctctttcctgcTCTGAGAGAATACTTTCTTTGCAGACTGATCTATTCCCAGATCAAATTGCCTATGCTGCTTCATAGCAGTGTGTTCTGAAGCAGCCAGGAGGGCAacctggggatggggagaggtACTGAAAAGAGGCTCTTGTGATTTTGTGACTTTAGACCACTATAGTAAATGGCCAGACTGCTGTTGGGCAAGTCTCAAAGGTAGAGATGTGTGGTAAGAGCTGGATACTGCTCTTGGGGatgtgttttgttctttgtggCTGCTCTTGCTTTGTCTAAGCCCAACCTGAATATTCCTGGGAGGTTTAATAATTACTTGTCTTAAGTCCTTAAGGATtgttatatttttacttttaaaaatacatgcctTGCAAAAGGCTTTTTGGTGGTGGgctatttttttctcactggtCTTTTTTTCACGAGCCTCTGCAAGCTGGTGGTAGCTATGAAAGGTAGTTTGCTGAGTCCTAGAGAGCTCTCGACCCCAGTTTCTATTAGACATTCAGATGAACAAAGGTTTTTGCAACCCAGAAGCAGAGCACTCTGCATTTTGGACAAAATCCCCTTCCGTCAGCAGGCTTTGTAGGTGGTATGTTCAGTGTTGCTTCTAGTTTGTCTGTAGGATCTTCCTAGTTTTCAGCAGCTGCCTTGTTTTCAGCACGCAAAGGTTGTAGCTGAACTGTGCTGATATGTATGAACTGTGGGAGGGAGAGTGAggattgattttctttttccactgcAGGCTGTGGATTGTAAACCTACCAGTGTGTTTTGAGCAGTTATAGCGGCAGTGGGATAGAgctgtgggagggagggacaTCCCCAGATCAGTGGTCAGGTGGTGCCGTTCCCCTCCTGATGCTGAGAGCCCTGTTGAACTTGCAGGTTGCCATTGCCGGAGCACCCGTCACGCTGTGGATTTTCTATGACACTGGTTACACGGAGCGTTACATGGGCCACCCGGATCACAACGAGCAGGGCTATTACCTAGGATCGGTGGCCATGCAAGCCGAGAAGTTTCCTTCTGAGTAAGTTTGGTTCTGGCTCTTGCCTTCTACTCTTCCTACCAGGAAAGTTCAAGCCCCATGGGCACATTTTTATCTCCTTCTTGGCAATTGAATCCTGGAATCACAAATGCtagtattaaataataatttttaaa
It includes:
- the DPP8 gene encoding dipeptidyl peptidase 8 isoform X2, with translation MYSREEELLRERKRIGTIGIASYDYHRESGTFLFQAGSGIYHVKDGGPHGFTQQPLRPILVETSCPNIRMDPKLCPADPNWIAFIHSNDIWISNIETREERRLTFVHNELANVEEDPKSAGVATFVLQEEFDRYTGYWWSPKAQPTLNGGKVLQILYEENDESEVEIIHVTSPMLETRRTDSFRYPKTGTANPKVTFKISEVTINVEGRIADVVDKELVQPFEILFEGVEYIARAGWTPEGKYIWSILLDRSQTRLQIVLIPPALFIPTEDDAMERQKLIDAVPDSVTPFIIYEETTDIWINIHDIFYVFPQTHEDEIEFIFASECKTGFRHLYKVISVLKESKYKRSCGGLPAPSDFKCPIKEEIAITSGEWEVLGRHGSNIYVDEAKKLVYFQGTKDSPLEHHLYVVNYENPGEVKRLTEHGYSHACCVSQDCDMFISKYSNQKNPHCVSLYRLTGPEDDAAHRTKEFWATILDSAGPLPDYIPPEVFSFESSSGFTLYGMMYKPHNVQPGKKYPTVLFIYGGPQVQLVNNRFKGIKYFRLNTLASLGYVVVVIDNRGSCHRGLKFEGAFKYKMGQIEIDDQVEGLQYLASQYDFIDLDRVGIHGWSYGGYLSLMALMQRSDIFRVAIAGAPVTLWIFYDTGYTERYMGHPDHNEQGYYLGSVAMQAEKFPSEPNRLLLLHGFLDENVHFAHTSILLSFLVRAGKPYDLQIYPQERHSIRVPESGEHYELHLLYYLQENLGSRIAALKAM